The Nocardiopsis composta genome includes the window GCCCACAGCAGGTAGCCGGTGATGAGCAGCGGGGTGACCACCGCCGAGGCGATGTCGAGCAGCGCGTGCGCCACCACGTGGTGCATGGCGGTGACGTCGTCCTGCACCACCTGCTTGACCCGGCCGGAGCCGCGGTCGTCGAACCAGCCCAGCGGCACCCGCCCGAGCCGGGCGGCGATGGACCGGCGGAGCAGCAGGGTGAGGGTGTTGTCGGCGAAGTGCGTGATCAGGCCGGCCGCGCCGAACAGCGCGAACCGGGCGGCCAGCGCGACGACGGCGATCCCGGCGACCCGCCAGACCTGGCCGGGGTCGACCGGGCCGGGCGCGAACAGGATCCGCGCCAGCTCCACCACGGCGATGAACGGCACGATCGCGGCGGCCGACGCGGCGACCTGCAGCAGCAGGGCGATCGCCAGCCGCCCGCGGATCGGGCGCAGCAGGGTGCCCAGGCCGGTGCCGGTCGCGGGAGCGGGGGAGCGGGGAGGGGCGTGCGCCGCCGCGCCGCCCGCAGTGCGCCAGTCCCCGGCCGTGCTCTCCGTCTCGATGGCCATGCGGCTCTCCATCAGCGCTGCGCCGCCGGGAGCGGACTCGGCGGCAACGGATTCTTCGAAGGGTTTCGCGATATATTGTCGCGATCGATAGAGGTGACCCTAACAGCCACCGCCCGGCCGGGTGCGCCCCGCCCCTTGGACGGCGGTGTGAGATGTCGATTATGCGGCACCATGTCGCTGAATAGCTTAGGCATGCTTTACTTCTTCTGATCCGCGCCCCCGTGTCCCCGCCGGGCACACCGCCGTGCCCGGCGCCGCAGAAGGAGAACGAGAATGAGGAAGCGGTTCAGCACCCGGCTGCTGATGACCTGCGCGGCCCTGGGCGTGGCCACCGGCGTCCTGCTCATCCCCGCCTACCTGGTGATGACCGTGCTGATGACGGCCGCGCCGCTGGTCGTGCTGGCCCTGCAGGGCGCCTGGTTCCTGCCCCCGATGCTCGCCCTCGCCCTGCTGCGCACCCCCGGCGCCGGCGCGCTGACCAGCACCATCGCCGGGCTGGCCTGCGTACCGTTCACCGGCTACGGCTGGGCCGCGGTCGGTATGGGCCTGATGTGGGGCGCCATCGCCGAGCTGCCGTTCCTGCTCACCCTCTACCGGGTCTGGCGGGCCTGGCTGTTCGTCGCCGGCGCCGCGGTGATCGGCGCCGCCGCCGGCGTCCCCACCTACACCGGCTACGGCATCGACCAGATGGCCCCGCTCACCCAGGCCGCCGCCATCGCGATGATGCCGCTCACCACCGCGGTGTTCACCGTGCTGGCGCTGGTGCTCGCCAAGGGGCTGGCCAAGGCCGGCGTGGCCGCCGGCACCGGCCGCGACGACACCGCCGAGGCGGTCTGAGGCGTGCCCGGCGACGTCCTGCTGGAGGCCCGCGAGGTGCGGGTCCGCTACCGTTCCTCGGCGGCGGCCCGCCCGAGCGGCGTCTCGCTCACCGCCGCCCCGGGCGAGGTGCTGCTGCTCCTCGGCCCCTCCGGCTGCGGCAAGTCGATCTTCGGGCTGACCCTCAACGGGCTGGTCCCGCACAGCGTCCCCGCGGCGATGGGCGGCACCGTCGCCGTCGGCGGGCTGGACACCCGGGAGTCCTCCACCGCCGAGCTGGCCGCCTCGGTCGGCATGGTCTTCCAGGATCCCGACGCCCAGGTCGTCACCGGCACCGTGCTCGACGAGGTCTGCTTCGGCCTGGAGAACCTGCTGCTGCCGGCCGGGGAGGTCCTCGACCGGGCGGCGGAGGCGATCGCCGCGGTCGGCCTGGCCGGCAGGGAGGACGACGACCCCGACACCCTCTCCGGCGGCGGCCGGCAGCGGCTCGCCCTGGCCTGCGCCCTGGCCATGCGCCCCCGGCTGCTGGTGCTCGACGAGCCCACCGCCAACCTCGACCCGGCCGGCTCCCGGGAGCTGTACGCGCTGCTCCGCACCCTCACCGCCGACCGGTCCCGCGCCGTCGTGCTGATCGAGCACGACCTGGACGACGCCATCGACCTGGTCGACCGGGTCGCGGTGCTCGACGCCGACGGCGCCCTCCTCCTGCAGGGCCCGCCGCGCACCGTCTTCGCCGAGCACGCCGCGGAGCTCGACGAACTCGGCGTCTGGCTGCCCACCGCGGTACTGGCCGCCCGCCGCCTCGCCGCCGCCGGCGCGCCGTTCTCCCCGCTCCCGCTCACCCCCGAGGAGTTCGCCGCCACCGCCGCCGCGGCCCCGAACCTGCCCGCCCCCGCCCCCGGGGAAGAGCAGCGCACCGCCGCGGTTCCGTGTCCGCCCGCGCCCACCCCCGGGGGAGAAGACCACACCGCCGCCGGGGATCCTCCCCCGCCCCTCGAAACGGCCGGGGCGGAGAAGGAGGGGAAACCGGGCGATCCGAACCCGGGAACCGCCGCCCCGCCCGCCAAGACACACCTTCGGACGGCCCGCCCGGCCGCCGCCACCGTCTCCACCCCCGCCATCGAGATCCGCGGGCTCACCGTCCGGCGCGGCGACCGCCTCGCCCTGGACGGGGTGGAGATGGACGTTCCCGAGCACGACTTCCTCGCCGTCGTCGGCGGCAACGGCGCGGGCAAGACCACCCTGGCCCAGGCGGTCGCCGGGGTGCGGCCCGGCCCGCGCGGCACGGTGCGGGTGCGCGGGCGCGACGTCGCGCGGATCCCCGCCGGCGAACTGGCCGCGCAGGTCGGCTACGTGTTCCAGAACCCCGAGCACCAGTTCGTCACCGGCTCGGTCCACGACGAGCTGGCACACGGCCCGCGGGTCCGCCGGTGGCCGCGGGAGCGGGTCCGCACCGAGGTCGAGGCGCTCCTGCACCGGTTCGGCCTGGAGCGCTACCGCGACGTCAACCCCTTCCTGCTCTCCCACGGGGAGAAGCGGCGGCTCTCCGTGGCGGCCGCGCTGGCCGGCGGACCGGACCTGCTGGTGCTCGACGAACCCACCTTCGGCCAGGACCGCGCCCGCGCCGGCGAGCTGCTCTCCCTCCTCGCCGAGCTGCACTCCGACGGCCGCACGGTCGTCGCGGTCACCCACGACCTCCAGCTGGTCGCCGAGCACGCGCGCAGCGTCGCGGTCCTCTCCGGCGCCCGCCTGCTGGCGCACGGCCCCGTCCGGGAGGTCCTCAGCGACGAGGCGCTGCTGGAGAAGGCCGGGCTCCGCCCGCCCCGCTGCGCCGTCTGGCCGCCCCGCTCGCCGCCCGCCACCCCTCCTGGGGCGCGGTGCAGCGCCTCGGCGACCTGCCGGGAGGAGACCGATGAGCACGCGCACCGCGCCCGCGCCGGTGGGCGGAACGACCGGGCGGGAGGCGCCGCGCGCGGACCGGCGCCGCACCGGGTGGCGCTCCTTCCTGTGGCGGTTCGACCCGCTGGCCAAGGCGGCCGGCCCGCTGCCCGCCATGGTCCTCGTCTTCCTCACCCGGGACCCGTGGACCCCCGGCCTGTTCGCGGCGGCGGCGCTGGCCGCCATCGTGCTGGGCGCCGGCGTCCCGCTCGCCCGGATGGCGGCGGCCGCCGCGATCGGCCTCCCGCTCGCCGCGCTGCTCACCGCGAGCTTCGCGCTGACCACCGCCCCGGAGCTCGCCGCGGGCACCCCGATCCTGCTCGACCTGGGACCGCTGCAGATCCGCCAGGGCGCGGCCGAGGTGGGCGCGGCCACCGCGATGCGCCTGCTCGCCCTGCTCTGCCTGGTCCTGGTCGGCGGCCTGACCACGCCCCCCGTCGACCTGGTCCGCGCGCTGGTGCAGCACCTCAAGGTGCCCTACCGGATCGGCTACAGCGGGATGGCGGCCTTCCGGTTCGCCCCGCGCTTCCGCCGCGAGCTGGAGATCATCCGCCTCGCCCACCGCGCCCGCGGCACCGCCCACCGCGGCCCGCTGGGCCCGCTGCGCCGCGCCGGCCGGATGGCCGTCCCCCTGCTCGCCGGCGGCGTCCGCCACGGCGAACGCGTCGCCCTCGCCATGGACGCCCGCGCCTTCGGCGCCCACCCCACCCGCACCGAACGCCACACCCTCCGCTTCACCCTCCGCGACGCCCTCTTCATCCTGACCTGCTGGACCCTGACCGCCCTCTTCTTCTGGCTGACCCACACCGCGGGCCTGCTCGCCCCCCTCGCCTTCGACACCCGAGGCTGACGGGAGGGGCCACCCCCGAACCCCGGAGAGGGCCGCAAGAACGCCGACACACTCCGACAACGAGAGGCAACGCCCTTGCGGCACGGGGGGAGAAGAGCGGAAGTGGTTCAAAACAAGACGTTGCTTGGTGTATCGTCCCAGGTCATCAAGACTGCTCCCCGCGCACGCGGGGATGGTCCCCCGGCGTGCACGTTGGTGGTGGACCAGGCCGCCTGCTCCCCGCGCACGCGGGGATGGTCCCAGGTCGGCCACCGCGATGTTGACCAGAGAGGTGCTGCTCCCCGCGCACGCGGGGATGGTCCCTTGGTGACTTCGAACGCGCGTCCTTGGTCGTCCTGCTCCCCGCGCACGCGGGGATGGTCCCCAGTACGTCGCCGACGTGATGGAGGCCATCGACTGCTCCCCGCGCACGCGGGGATGGTCCCCGGTCCCGGGCGGTGTCGATCCGCCAGTTGACCTGCTCCCCGCGCACGCGGGGATGGTCCCTGATCCGCGCGCTGTTCGATCGCTGCCAAGAACTGCTCCCCGCGCACGCGGGGATGGTCCCTTCCGCGGGCGGCCCCGGCCGGTGTCGGTGAGCTGCTCCCCGCGCACGCGGGGATGGTCCCCGGTCGATCTCTTGCTCTTGACGT containing:
- a CDS encoding ECF transporter S component, translating into MRKRFSTRLLMTCAALGVATGVLLIPAYLVMTVLMTAAPLVVLALQGAWFLPPMLALALLRTPGAGALTSTIAGLACVPFTGYGWAAVGMGLMWGAIAELPFLLTLYRVWRAWLFVAGAAVIGAAAGVPTYTGYGIDQMAPLTQAAAIAMMPLTTAVFTVLALVLAKGLAKAGVAAGTGRDDTAEAV
- a CDS encoding energy-coupling factor transporter transmembrane component T family protein translates to MSTRTAPAPVGGTTGREAPRADRRRTGWRSFLWRFDPLAKAAGPLPAMVLVFLTRDPWTPGLFAAAALAAIVLGAGVPLARMAAAAAIGLPLAALLTASFALTTAPELAAGTPILLDLGPLQIRQGAAEVGAATAMRLLALLCLVLVGGLTTPPVDLVRALVQHLKVPYRIGYSGMAAFRFAPRFRRELEIIRLAHRARGTAHRGPLGPLRRAGRMAVPLLAGGVRHGERVALAMDARAFGAHPTRTERHTLRFTLRDALFILTCWTLTALFFWLTHTAGLLAPLAFDTRG